The Persephonella sp. IF05-L8 genome contains a region encoding:
- the miaB gene encoding tRNA (N6-isopentenyl adenosine(37)-C2)-methylthiotransferase MiaB, whose translation MKKYYIRTFGCQMNVNDSQKMAGILKSLGYEPARDWEEADVILVNTCSVREKPDQKVLSALGEFKKIKNKNPDAIIGVCGCLAQRAGYEILQKAPFIDMVFGTTNIHHLPQLLKEAEAGNKAVEIIEDIDANETELDKYPTVRDNKYTAYVTIIRGCDKKCTYCIVPYTRGKERSRRIGEILQEVQWLVEDGVKEIHLIGQNVTAYGKDLGDVKFYELLYAVANIDGVERIRFTTGHPRDLDEDTIKAMAEIPQVCEYLHLPIQAGSDKILKAMDRGYTQKEYLHKIELLKKYIPNIALSTDIIVGFPGETYEDYLETIKVLKEVEYDQVFAFKYSPRPGTPAAEMRMTEKPETVSKWLNDLINLQKDISFKKNREYENKIVEVLVEEEKDGKFVGRTRTNKLVHFESRHNLLGEIINLKISKANRFSLEGELAEELV comes from the coding sequence TTGAAAAAATATTACATAAGAACTTTTGGCTGTCAGATGAATGTTAACGACAGTCAAAAAATGGCAGGAATTCTAAAAAGTTTAGGATATGAACCAGCAAGAGACTGGGAAGAAGCTGACGTTATTCTGGTCAATACATGTTCTGTCCGTGAAAAACCAGACCAAAAGGTTTTATCAGCACTGGGAGAATTCAAAAAAATAAAAAATAAAAATCCAGACGCAATAATCGGTGTGTGTGGTTGTCTGGCACAAAGAGCAGGTTATGAAATTCTCCAGAAAGCACCATTTATTGATATGGTATTTGGGACAACCAATATTCATCACCTTCCACAGCTTCTAAAAGAGGCAGAAGCAGGAAACAAAGCAGTTGAAATCATAGAAGATATAGATGCAAATGAAACAGAATTAGACAAATACCCAACTGTCAGAGATAACAAATACACCGCTTACGTAACCATAATAAGAGGCTGTGATAAAAAATGCACATACTGTATAGTCCCTTACACCAGAGGAAAAGAAAGAAGCAGAAGAATTGGGGAAATACTACAGGAAGTTCAGTGGCTTGTTGAAGATGGTGTTAAAGAAATACACCTGATAGGCCAAAACGTAACTGCATACGGTAAAGACCTTGGAGATGTTAAGTTTTATGAATTGCTTTACGCAGTTGCTAATATAGATGGTGTAGAAAGAATTAGATTTACAACAGGACACCCAAGGGATTTAGATGAAGATACCATAAAGGCAATGGCAGAAATCCCTCAGGTTTGTGAATATCTCCACCTTCCAATACAGGCAGGTTCAGATAAAATTTTAAAAGCTATGGATAGAGGGTATACCCAGAAGGAATATCTTCATAAAATAGAACTTCTAAAAAAATATATTCCAAATATAGCCCTTTCCACAGACATAATAGTTGGATTTCCTGGAGAAACCTATGAAGACTACCTTGAAACAATAAAAGTTCTGAAAGAAGTAGAATATGACCAGGTTTTTGCTTTTAAATACTCACCAAGACCAGGAACTCCAGCAGCAGAAATGCGAATGACCGAAAAACCAGAAACCGTAAGCAAATGGCTAAATGACTTGATAAATCTCCAAAAAGACATTAGTTTTAAGAAAAATAGAGAATATGAAAACAAAATAGTGGAAGTTCTGGTTGAAGAAGAAAAAGACGGAAAATTTGTAGGAAGAACCAGAACAAATAAACTTGTTCATTTTGAAAGCAGGCATAACTTATTAGGAGAAATAATTAACCTCAAAATAAGCAAAGCCAACAGATTTAGTCTTGAAGGAGAATTAGCAGAGGAATTAGTATAA
- a CDS encoding helix-turn-helix domain-containing protein, with protein MWKTFYQGAKYHKHPEKIKLLALKMYSEGMSISAIARVLNLSDGIVVR; from the coding sequence GTGTGGAAAACTTTTTATCAAGGAGCAAAATACCATAAACACCCAGAAAAGATAAAACTACTGGCTTTAAAGATGTATAGCGAAGGAATGAGTATCTCAGCCATAGCAAGGGTTTTAAATCTATCTGATGGAATAGTAGTCAGATAG
- a CDS encoding PA2779 family protein produces MIKKVAHPVIVLAVAVYFIFLQTSPAIAGMVGSVMSDGTTQVQSLREMEINKIQRALENQLVREKLRAYGLTPEEVNRELANMSDEQIHMLAQASDKVLAGGDIFGAIIAVLIIVLLIVLILKLLGKEIIIA; encoded by the coding sequence TCCAGTTATAGTTCTTGCTGTTGCAGTTTATTTTATATTCTTGCAGACTTCTCCTGCTATCGCTGGTATGGTTGGTTCTGTAATGTCTGACGGAACAACTCAGGTTCAGTCCCTTAGAGAAATGGAAATTAACAAAATCCAGCGGGCTCTTGAAAACCAGCTTGTAAGGGAAAAGCTCAGAGCCTATGGGCTTACACCAGAAGAGGTTAACAGGGAATTGGCTAATATGTCAGATGAACAAATTCATATGCTTGCACAGGCTTCGGACAAGGTTCTTGCCGGCGGTGATATATTCGGTGCAATCATAGCTGTTTTAATAATTGTGCTTTTAATTGTTTTAATACTTAAACTTCTTGGAAAAGAAATAATCATAGCTTGA
- a CDS encoding porin, with translation MKNFVRKAVIPSVVATSFLFPASANALAEFKINEESNVWISLLLQLRGEWIENGQADGSGWRSDFYIRRARILFGGTINRYVDFFVETDNPNMGKDVPIKDNDGNIIGYKSNNDTKTFIQDAWIRLKFAKEFNIVMGQILLPFSHNNATGATSLLGVEYNLTVVKFPPTSNFVWRDYGVEIMGLIPLPKGSLDYRMGIFDGVETLKNPDNGVWINKDDNYRFTGRVQYNLFDAEGFYYKGTYLGKKKIVSFGAGFDYQKDAAADDYEAPTKVDDYKAWTVDMFIDYPLSQGDVATFQIGYINYDYGNTGNPNDGDAIYMETGYLFNKKVGIGKIEPLLRYQSFNSSSSTGIDDTGLYVGVAYWIDGIRANIKAEYEFDGGDGKDQDVFTLQAQILF, from the coding sequence ATGAAAAATTTTGTGCGAAAAGCTGTAATTCCATCGGTAGTGGCAACATCATTTTTATTTCCAGCATCGGCAAATGCACTGGCAGAATTTAAGATTAATGAAGAAAGCAATGTATGGATAAGCCTTCTTTTGCAATTAAGGGGCGAATGGATAGAGAACGGACAGGCTGATGGTTCAGGATGGAGAAGTGATTTTTATATCAGGAGAGCCAGGATTTTATTTGGTGGAACAATAAACAGATATGTTGACTTCTTTGTTGAAACAGATAATCCCAATATGGGAAAGGATGTCCCTATAAAAGATAATGATGGAAATATTATTGGATATAAATCAAACAACGACACAAAAACTTTCATACAGGATGCCTGGATAAGACTAAAGTTTGCTAAAGAGTTTAATATTGTAATGGGTCAGATATTACTTCCATTTTCACATAATAATGCAACTGGAGCCACCTCTTTATTAGGGGTTGAATATAACCTTACAGTTGTAAAATTTCCACCTACCAGTAATTTTGTCTGGAGGGATTATGGTGTTGAGATTATGGGGCTGATACCTCTACCTAAAGGGAGTTTAGATTATAGGATGGGTATTTTTGATGGGGTAGAAACTTTAAAAAATCCCGATAATGGTGTATGGATAAATAAGGATGATAATTATAGATTTACAGGGAGAGTTCAATATAACCTGTTTGATGCGGAAGGTTTTTATTATAAAGGGACTTATTTAGGTAAGAAAAAGATTGTATCTTTCGGAGCAGGCTTTGACTATCAAAAAGATGCTGCAGCGGATGATTATGAAGCACCTACAAAAGTAGATGATTATAAAGCATGGACTGTGGATATGTTTATAGACTATCCTTTATCACAGGGGGATGTTGCCACATTCCAGATAGGCTATATTAATTATGATTACGGTAATACAGGTAATCCTAATGATGGGGATGCGATATATATGGAAACAGGATATTTGTTTAATAAGAAAGTTGGTATTGGTAAAATAGAACCTCTTTTACGGTATCAATCGTTTAACTCAAGTTCTTCAACAGGTATAGATGATACAGGTTTATATGTGGGAGTTGCTTACTGGATAGATGGTATTAGGGCAAATATAAAAGCTGAATATGAGTTTGATGGAGGAGATGGAAAAGACCAGGATGTATTTACATTACAGGCACAGATATTATTCTAA
- a CDS encoding bifunctional nuclease family protein, whose product MIEMNVQGITLDPVTNMPIVILRGKETDHVLPIWIGIFEANAIAMQLEGITRPRPMTHDLINSIINSLNGVVEYIYIHDLRDNTYYAEISIKTESTPLKIDARPSDAINIALRSGAPIFVSEEVLQKSQSDESKLDASEEEIKEWLESIKPEDFESSL is encoded by the coding sequence ATGATTGAGATGAATGTACAGGGTATAACTTTAGACCCTGTAACAAATATGCCTATAGTCATTCTTAGAGGAAAAGAAACCGACCATGTCCTTCCTATATGGATTGGGATTTTTGAAGCAAATGCAATTGCAATGCAACTTGAAGGTATTACAAGACCACGACCAATGACCCATGACCTGATTAACAGTATTATCAACTCTTTAAACGGGGTTGTTGAATATATTTATATCCATGATTTAAGAGATAATACATACTACGCAGAAATTTCTATTAAAACAGAAAGCACTCCTTTAAAAATTGATGCAAGACCAAGTGATGCCATTAATATTGCTCTTAGAAGTGGTGCACCTATATTTGTTTCAGAAGAAGTTCTTCAAAAATCACAATCAGACGAAAGTAAATTAGATGCCTCTGAAGAAGAAATTAAAGAATGGCTTGAATCTATAAAACCTGAAGATTTTGAGTCTTCCCTTTAA
- the rpmF gene encoding 50S ribosomal protein L32 has protein sequence MAAPKRKKSKAKTAMRKAHWLKKVNIPGLSLCPECGQPKAPHRVCPHCGYYKDKEVIEVV, from the coding sequence ATGGCAGCACCTAAGAGAAAAAAGTCAAAAGCTAAAACAGCTATGAGAAAAGCACACTGGCTTAAAAAAGTAAATATACCAGGACTTTCACTCTGTCCTGAATGTGGACAGCCAAAGGCACCACACAGAGTATGCCCACATTGTGGATATTACAAAGACAAAGAGGTTATAGAGGTAGTATAA
- a CDS encoding C39 family peptidase: MIRILPVLLVVFFAFGKVLDVPFVKQQSGFCGPAALSSVFKYYGKNISQEEIGKKVYIPKLKGALITSLQNYAREKGFKTILKKGNLEDIKKYIDKNIPVIVLVDLGFWVISKPHYIVVVGYDKDGFIVHTGYEKFQKINYRKFNKIWEKAGNVYLVVYQ; this comes from the coding sequence TTGATAAGAATATTACCTGTTTTACTTGTTGTATTTTTCGCATTTGGTAAGGTTTTAGATGTTCCATTTGTCAAGCAGCAGTCGGGTTTTTGTGGACCCGCTGCCCTTTCTTCTGTTTTTAAGTATTATGGAAAGAATATATCTCAGGAAGAAATCGGCAAGAAGGTTTATATTCCCAAACTAAAAGGTGCTCTTATCACAAGTTTGCAAAACTATGCCAGAGAAAAAGGCTTTAAAACTATTTTGAAAAAGGGTAATCTTGAAGATATAAAAAAATATATTGATAAAAATATTCCTGTTATTGTTCTTGTGGACTTAGGTTTTTGGGTGATATCAAAGCCTCATTATATCGTTGTGGTAGGGTATGATAAGGATGGATTTATCGTCCATACAGGATATGAAAAATTTCAAAAAATAAATTACAGGAAGTTTAACAAGATATGGGAAAAGGCAGGAAATGTTTACTTGGTTGTATATCAATAG
- a CDS encoding beta-ketoacyl-ACP synthase III yields the protein MAVKAEITGIGMYVPPRILTNHDLEKILDTSDEWITTRTGIKERHIAEEWEKASDLALPACKEALENAGMSPRDIDAVIVATSTPDMTFPSTACFLADKLGCSKPMAFDISAACSGFIYGLTIGNSFITSGQFKNVLVVGAEVFSHIIDWSDRSTAVIFGDGAGAVVLSATENGSGILSAVMKSDGSHWGSLYCPVGEKLRMRGRETFKLAIKSMENASLKALHEAGITLDNISLVIPHQANIRIINALAEKLELPEDKVFSNIHKYGNTSAASIPIAMYEAWKEGKIKKGDYILLTAFGGGLTWGAIVLQF from the coding sequence ATGGCTGTAAAGGCTGAAATCACAGGGATTGGGATGTATGTCCCTCCTCGCATTCTCACAAATCATGATTTGGAAAAAATTCTTGATACTTCAGATGAATGGATTACTACCAGAACGGGAATAAAGGAAAGACATATCGCAGAGGAATGGGAAAAAGCCAGTGATTTGGCACTTCCAGCCTGCAAAGAAGCTTTAGAAAATGCAGGAATGTCTCCAAGGGATATTGATGCTGTAATAGTAGCAACATCTACCCCTGATATGACATTTCCATCGACTGCATGCTTTCTTGCTGACAAGTTAGGTTGTTCTAAACCAATGGCATTTGATATATCAGCAGCCTGTAGTGGATTTATTTATGGTCTTACAATAGGAAACTCTTTTATCACTTCAGGCCAGTTTAAAAATGTTCTGGTTGTTGGTGCTGAAGTTTTTTCCCATATAATAGACTGGTCGGATAGGTCAACAGCTGTTATCTTTGGAGATGGCGCTGGGGCTGTAGTGTTATCGGCTACCGAAAATGGAAGTGGTATTTTATCTGCAGTTATGAAATCAGATGGTTCCCACTGGGGTTCACTTTATTGTCCTGTTGGAGAAAAACTTAGAATGAGGGGAAGGGAAACATTTAAACTGGCTATTAAATCAATGGAAAATGCTTCGTTAAAAGCACTTCACGAGGCAGGAATTACTTTAGATAATATATCTCTTGTTATACCGCATCAGGCAAATATCAGAATTATAAATGCTCTTGCTGAAAAATTAGAACTGCCAGAAGATAAGGTTTTCAGTAATATTCATAAATACGGAAATACAAGTGCAGCCTCAATCCCAATAGCAATGTATGAGGCCTGGAAAGAAGGAAAAATCAAGAAGGGAGATTATATCCTCCTCACAGCATTTGGAGGAGGACTTACATGGGGAGCAATTGTTCTCCAGTTTTAA
- a CDS encoding TIGR00725 family protein, translating to MRLISVIGSSTATPDSDEYQFAYRLGQLIAEKGFGVVCGGRTGIMKAVCKGAKEKGGLTIGIMPSLDGSDANRYVDIKINTGIGFARNPIVVASGELVIAVGGNYGTLSEIAYSLVYGKTVLGYKTHKVDGVIEIEKVEDVLEYLK from the coding sequence TTGAGGCTTATATCTGTAATTGGCAGTTCAACAGCTACACCTGACAGTGATGAATATCAGTTTGCCTATAGATTAGGGCAGCTGATAGCAGAAAAAGGTTTTGGTGTTGTTTGTGGTGGTAGAACCGGCATAATGAAAGCAGTATGTAAAGGTGCCAAAGAAAAAGGAGGATTAACAATAGGGATAATGCCTTCTCTTGATGGAAGCGATGCTAACAGATATGTGGATATAAAAATAAACACAGGTATAGGTTTTGCCAGAAATCCTATTGTAGTAGCTTCAGGGGAACTGGTAATTGCCGTAGGTGGAAATTATGGAACTCTGTCAGAGATAGCATACAGCCTTGTTTATGGGAAAACGGTTCTGGGATATAAAACCCATAAAGTAGATGGTGTTATTGAGATAGAAAAGGTGGAAGATGTTTTAGAGTATTTAAAATAA
- a CDS encoding tetratricopeptide repeat protein yields the protein MPRIIVYDDPLSAKEHNDLAVAYQKKGNLDLAEKEYKKAIARNRNWDIPYFNLGNLYYQKKEYKKAEEYYKKAISINPKNSDALNNLAYLLYFEGRYKEAWEYIQKALKIKQKPEYIDTYNKIKEKIGQN from the coding sequence ATGCCCAGAATTATAGTTTATGATGACCCTCTTTCTGCAAAAGAGCATAATGACCTTGCTGTTGCTTACCAGAAAAAAGGGAATTTAGACCTTGCAGAAAAGGAATATAAAAAAGCTATAGCCAGAAATAGGAACTGGGATATTCCTTATTTTAATCTGGGAAATCTTTATTATCAAAAGAAGGAGTATAAAAAGGCAGAGGAGTATTACAAAAAAGCAATATCAATAAATCCTAAAAACTCAGATGCATTAAATAATCTGGCTTATTTACTTTATTTTGAGGGTAGATACAAAGAGGCATGGGAGTATATCCAGAAAGCCCTTAAAATAAAACAAAAACCTGAGTATATAGATACATACAACAAAATTAAGGAAAAAATTGGACAGAATTAA
- the plsX gene encoding phosphate acyltransferase PlsX, giving the protein MYIALDAMGGDYAPQSNVKGAVLFAKEYNIGVYLVGNKEILEKELEKAGGKGLPIEIIHAEEVISMDEPPSVAVRKKRKSSMYIAGKLVREGKAQAFVSAGNTGAAMAISKFVVGAAEGIERPGIAVAFPTKKGKPTVLIDVGANVDCRPKHLLYFAVMGHTYVKEILKSSDNPKVGILSIGEEEGKGNDLVKDTYPLLKMAKMTGLNFVGNAEGRDIFTGDFDVIICDGFVGNIVLKTSESLGTIILEMIKQEVEKSFISKIGAALMLPALKRFKKKADFAEYGGAPLLGTKGTCIITHGRADAKAIKNALKVASQFEETHFNDKLKENLMNLLPEELRE; this is encoded by the coding sequence TTGTATATAGCTCTTGATGCTATGGGGGGTGATTATGCCCCTCAGAGCAATGTAAAAGGTGCCGTATTATTCGCAAAAGAATATAATATTGGCGTTTATTTAGTAGGTAATAAGGAAATATTAGAAAAGGAACTTGAGAAAGCAGGAGGAAAAGGCCTTCCTATTGAGATAATCCATGCTGAAGAAGTTATAAGTATGGATGAACCGCCATCCGTTGCTGTCCGTAAAAAAAGAAAATCCTCAATGTATATTGCCGGGAAGCTTGTAAGAGAAGGAAAAGCTCAGGCCTTCGTTTCAGCAGGTAATACCGGTGCAGCCATGGCAATTTCCAAATTTGTCGTTGGTGCAGCAGAAGGTATAGAAAGACCAGGTATTGCTGTTGCCTTTCCTACAAAAAAAGGCAAACCAACAGTTCTCATAGATGTTGGGGCAAATGTTGACTGCCGTCCAAAGCATCTTCTTTATTTTGCAGTGATGGGACATACTTATGTAAAAGAAATTCTAAAAAGTTCAGATAACCCGAAAGTAGGTATATTGAGCATTGGAGAAGAAGAAGGAAAAGGGAATGACCTTGTTAAAGATACGTATCCCCTGCTAAAAATGGCAAAAATGACAGGATTGAACTTCGTTGGAAATGCTGAAGGCAGAGACATTTTTACTGGTGATTTTGATGTTATTATCTGTGATGGCTTTGTTGGAAATATAGTATTAAAAACCAGTGAAAGCCTCGGAACAATAATACTGGAAATGATAAAACAGGAAGTTGAAAAAAGTTTTATATCAAAAATTGGTGCTGCTTTAATGTTGCCAGCTCTTAAAAGATTTAAGAAAAAAGCTGATTTTGCAGAGTATGGGGGAGCTCCACTTCTTGGGACAAAGGGAACATGCATCATAACCCATGGAAGAGCAGATGCAAAAGCTATTAAAAATGCTCTTAAAGTAGCTTCCCAGTTTGAAGAAACTCATTTTAATGATAAACTAAAGGAAAATCTGATGAACTTATTACCTGAGGAGCTAAGGGAGTAG